In a single window of the Nitrospira defluvii genome:
- a CDS encoding glycosyltransferase yields MRVAFIVQGLPGEGYHGGALTCWAIVRALIRSGHQVCVISLFDVTSDNPYLASRERQEAALRAEGAEVVVVEYAMASLLGPRGGGPVSKLGRWFGRLSDDSKGLAYVMPWVALAEKVRVAMGPRPFDAYLCYHFDALAAVHPLRLSPLLAAVGDLWHLPAYFRWRDSPVSLAKYSTRGVKVALESLMGQRAMSTLLKPTQSCGAFAGHYAEWLKTHGSPGVHYFRTPVPDVTGAQWEALREAAHRRRDSKKPRLLVIGDLATTSTSSGLRAVAWSVLPRLIKQFGEDGFELRLVGGGSPPPELAQAFRHPAVQVVGRVVPADPEFLAADLMIVPTNIPLGIRVRVVTAWSFACPIVAHRANAAGIPEMQDGQNSLLADTDAELADAVSRALGDEALRRKLSMGGRQTFETWFSEAVAGQAIVDELEALAGGRARKAS; encoded by the coding sequence GTGCGGGTCGCATTCATTGTCCAGGGGTTGCCGGGTGAGGGATACCACGGCGGGGCGCTGACCTGCTGGGCCATCGTGAGGGCGCTGATTCGATCGGGCCATCAGGTCTGTGTCATCAGCCTGTTCGATGTCACGAGCGACAATCCCTATCTGGCTTCCCGCGAGCGGCAAGAGGCGGCATTGCGCGCGGAGGGGGCTGAAGTCGTCGTCGTAGAGTATGCCATGGCATCCTTGCTCGGTCCGCGCGGGGGAGGCCCTGTGTCCAAACTGGGACGTTGGTTCGGACGACTGAGCGACGACTCGAAGGGCTTGGCCTATGTCATGCCCTGGGTGGCGCTGGCGGAGAAGGTTCGAGTTGCGATGGGGCCGCGACCATTCGATGCCTATCTCTGCTACCACTTCGATGCGCTGGCGGCCGTGCATCCATTGCGGCTGTCGCCGCTACTGGCGGCGGTCGGCGACCTCTGGCACTTGCCGGCGTATTTTCGTTGGAGGGATAGCCCGGTTTCCTTGGCGAAGTATTCGACCCGTGGTGTGAAGGTGGCGCTGGAGTCTCTGATGGGTCAGCGGGCCATGTCGACGTTGCTGAAGCCGACCCAGTCCTGTGGGGCATTCGCCGGCCACTATGCCGAATGGCTCAAGACGCATGGCTCTCCGGGCGTGCACTATTTCAGGACGCCGGTACCGGATGTGACGGGGGCCCAGTGGGAAGCATTGAGAGAAGCTGCCCATCGGCGCCGCGATTCGAAAAAACCTCGCCTGTTGGTTATCGGGGATCTGGCGACGACCTCGACGTCGTCCGGCCTGCGGGCTGTGGCATGGTCCGTCCTTCCCCGGTTGATTAAGCAATTCGGTGAAGATGGTTTTGAACTGCGTCTGGTGGGAGGCGGGAGTCCGCCACCGGAGCTTGCCCAGGCCTTCAGACATCCGGCAGTGCAAGTGGTCGGGCGCGTGGTCCCGGCAGATCCTGAATTTCTGGCCGCCGACCTCATGATTGTCCCGACGAATATTCCGTTGGGCATTCGTGTGAGGGTGGTGACCGCCTGGTCGTTCGCCTGCCCCATCGTCGCCCACCGGGCGAATGCGGCAGGGATTCCGGAGATGCAGGACGGCCAGAATTCGTTACTGGCGGATACCGACGCGGAACTGGCCGATGCGGTGTCCCGCGCGTTGGGAGACGAGGCCTTGCGGCGGAAGCTGTCGATGGGGGGGCGTCAGACATTCGAGACATGGTTTTCTGAAGCCGTGGCTGGGCAAGCCATCGTCGACGAGTTGGAGGCGCTCGCGGGGGGCCGCGCAAGGAAGGCGAGCTGA
- a CDS encoding NAD-dependent epimerase/dehydratase family protein produces MGKRLLITGGAGFVGSSLALLFREAYPDWHIIALDNLKRRGSELNLERLRRHGILFCHGDVRNRTDLEAVGRLDTIIECSAEPSALAGLDGDAAYVVDTNLVGTINCLELARRHQAELVFLSTSRVYPYEALNALPCRETATRFEWKLDRGCTGVSLQGVAEDFPLAGARTLYGATKLCAELLINEYVASYHLRAVVNRCGVLAGPWQMGKVDQGVAVLWVARHHFGGPLSYIGFGGTGKQVRDFLHVEDLFELLHEQLRNVDAHSGQVYNVGGGPDGSLSLRELTELCRRVTGKTIPIGSETETRPGDVRIYLTDTSQVRAAVAWKPRWTVDRIVESIAEWIRDHEQALRPIIGSGI; encoded by the coding sequence ATGGGTAAGCGACTGCTCATAACGGGCGGCGCGGGATTTGTGGGATCCAGTCTCGCGCTGTTGTTTCGTGAGGCCTACCCTGATTGGCACATCATCGCTCTCGATAATTTGAAGCGGCGCGGGTCGGAGTTGAACCTGGAACGCCTTCGTCGTCACGGCATTCTTTTCTGCCATGGAGACGTTCGCAACCGCACCGACCTGGAAGCGGTCGGCCGGCTGGATACGATCATCGAGTGTTCGGCGGAGCCATCGGCCCTTGCCGGTCTCGATGGGGACGCTGCATATGTCGTGGACACGAATCTGGTCGGCACCATCAACTGTTTGGAATTGGCCAGGCGGCATCAAGCGGAGCTGGTGTTTCTGTCGACCAGCCGTGTGTATCCCTATGAGGCATTGAACGCCCTGCCCTGTCGGGAAACGGCGACACGGTTCGAGTGGAAACTGGATCGGGGATGTACGGGTGTCTCCTTGCAAGGCGTCGCGGAGGATTTTCCCCTGGCCGGGGCCAGAACGCTCTACGGGGCAACGAAACTGTGCGCGGAACTGCTCATCAACGAATATGTCGCGTCCTATCACCTCCGCGCTGTCGTGAATCGCTGCGGCGTTCTTGCCGGTCCCTGGCAGATGGGCAAGGTTGACCAGGGGGTAGCCGTGTTGTGGGTTGCGCGACACCATTTCGGAGGCCCCCTGTCCTATATCGGATTCGGTGGGACCGGGAAGCAGGTGCGGGATTTTCTGCATGTCGAGGATCTCTTTGAGTTGCTTCACGAGCAGTTGCGCAATGTGGACGCGCATAGTGGACAGGTGTACAACGTCGGCGGCGGACCAGATGGGAGTCTCTCGTTACGTGAGCTCACTGAGCTCTGCCGGCGTGTGACGGGGAAGACGATTCCCATCGGTTCGGAGACGGAGACCAGGCCGGGAGACGTGCGGATCTATCTGACCGATACCTCGCAGGTGCGTGCGGCCGTTGCCTGGAAGCCCCGCTGGACGGTGGACCGCATCGTCGAGAGTATTGCCGAGTGGATTCGGGATCACGAGCAGGCGCTCCGACCCATCATCGGGAGCGGCATTTAG
- a CDS encoding lipopolysaccharide biosynthesis protein produces MDRSFLWFLLPPLLQTVLGVGVMVPLTTYYLDPADIGTVAILTSLAMLVTPLASTGDNWVLSTHWHATSVSGRKELLFTLLLANVGMKALWIILFWWLSPFVLPHAITDYRPEHQQYFGLALLGVLAGALWVTLSSLMVIERAPVSHAVNESLQWLAGAGTTFVGLTVAHIGVLALFLAPIAAGLMSALHGLWYAAGKLSPRSSLQWGKEIVRSGMPAIPFSLMDVVGNSLDRFVIQRWLDLATLGVYAHSQSYRGMFVTVTKAYSRTVTPTFLELFAGNPRQSQRQVEEMVSLWYLCVTAGGILVILFSPEVIHLLTHGKFDQAAQLVPIWFLLMFAHSTAIPYTQYLLTARKNVLLSWTSILMSAGTMGLVCLATWQFGVIGATSAAVFGALALHGMRCVLARRFGCPYGIEPGMLWGVGVIVLVYVVSRLIDIPLFVKVVIGILIAGVALIQILKRVSVQQLLTAMVPSK; encoded by the coding sequence GTGGATAGGAGTTTCCTGTGGTTTCTGCTTCCGCCGCTGCTCCAAACGGTGTTGGGCGTCGGTGTGATGGTGCCCCTCACTACGTATTACCTTGATCCGGCTGATATCGGTACGGTCGCCATTCTGACTTCACTGGCCATGCTCGTGACGCCGCTGGCCTCGACCGGCGACAATTGGGTGTTGTCGACCCACTGGCATGCCACATCGGTATCAGGCCGGAAGGAGTTGTTGTTCACCCTCCTGCTTGCCAATGTGGGCATGAAAGCCCTGTGGATTATCCTGTTCTGGTGGCTCTCGCCTTTCGTGCTCCCGCATGCCATTACCGACTATCGTCCGGAGCATCAGCAGTATTTTGGACTGGCCTTACTCGGGGTGCTGGCCGGGGCCTTGTGGGTCACGTTGAGTTCGCTGATGGTGATCGAGCGGGCGCCTGTGAGCCATGCGGTGAACGAATCCCTGCAATGGCTGGCCGGTGCCGGCACGACGTTCGTCGGCCTGACGGTGGCACATATCGGCGTGCTGGCACTGTTCCTGGCTCCCATCGCCGCTGGGCTGATGTCGGCCCTGCATGGCCTCTGGTACGCGGCCGGAAAATTGTCGCCTCGTTCCAGCCTTCAGTGGGGAAAGGAAATCGTGCGGAGCGGCATGCCGGCCATTCCGTTCAGCCTGATGGACGTCGTGGGCAACAGCTTGGACCGGTTCGTCATTCAGCGCTGGCTGGATCTTGCGACCTTGGGCGTCTATGCGCATTCGCAAAGTTATCGCGGGATGTTCGTGACGGTGACGAAAGCCTATTCACGGACCGTGACGCCTACCTTTTTGGAATTGTTTGCCGGAAATCCTCGTCAGTCACAGCGGCAAGTTGAAGAGATGGTGTCGCTGTGGTACCTCTGTGTCACGGCGGGGGGCATTCTGGTCATTCTGTTTTCACCGGAGGTGATCCACCTGTTGACGCATGGCAAGTTCGATCAGGCGGCGCAGTTGGTGCCGATCTGGTTTCTTCTGATGTTCGCACACAGCACGGCCATTCCGTATACGCAGTATTTGCTCACGGCGCGGAAGAACGTCCTCCTATCCTGGACATCCATCCTCATGAGTGCGGGAACCATGGGGCTGGTCTGTCTTGCCACCTGGCAATTCGGGGTGATCGGGGCGACGAGCGCCGCGGTGTTCGGCGCGCTGGCCCTGCACGGGATGCGATGCGTCCTGGCGCGTCGGTTCGGGTGCCCTTATGGGATCGAACCGGGAATGCTCTGGGGTGTTGGCGTCATAGTCCTCGTCTATGTGGTCAGCCGGCTGATCGATATTCCGCTGTTCGTCAAGGTGGTGATCGGCATCCTGATAGCCGGTGTGGCGCTCATACAGATCCTGAAGCGGGTCTCGGTTCAGCAGCTGTTGACTGCGATGGTGCCGTCGAAATGA
- the cysC gene encoding adenylyl-sulfate kinase, with translation MAVERMKAQTIWLTGLPCAGKTTLANLLFRSLLEQGVTNVEVLDGDVVRTHLSKGLGFSRADRDTNIRRIGWVCRVLTKHGVCSIVAAVSPFRAVRDDVRAMVEQVGGPGSFVEVWVRCGVEECIRRDVKGMYAKALRGEIEQFTGVSDPYEEPLKADVVVNTGTETPSESVDRILEVIHRAASSR, from the coding sequence ATGGCAGTTGAACGCATGAAAGCGCAGACCATCTGGTTGACGGGATTGCCGTGTGCGGGAAAGACGACCCTTGCCAACTTGCTGTTTCGCAGTTTGCTGGAACAGGGGGTGACGAATGTCGAGGTGTTGGACGGCGATGTCGTGCGCACCCATCTTTCCAAAGGATTGGGATTTTCGCGGGCGGACCGCGATACGAATATTCGACGGATCGGGTGGGTGTGCCGGGTCCTGACCAAGCATGGTGTCTGCAGCATCGTCGCCGCCGTATCGCCGTTTCGAGCCGTGCGGGATGACGTGCGCGCCATGGTCGAGCAGGTCGGCGGTCCCGGGTCCTTCGTGGAGGTCTGGGTGCGCTGTGGCGTAGAGGAGTGCATCAGGCGTGACGTGAAGGGCATGTATGCCAAAGCTTTGCGGGGTGAAATCGAGCAGTTCACGGGGGTCTCAGACCCATACGAAGAGCCGCTCAAGGCGGATGTGGTGGTGAACACCGGAACGGAAACTCCCTCGGAGTCGGTGGATCGAATACTGGAGGTCATTCATCGTGCGGCATCCTCACGCTGA
- a CDS encoding alginate lyase family protein, with amino-acid sequence MIIDPPIRTGDRIRAKLQGVGWYATLRMGMLKGIRLLTSRWFRKQQARRSYRVDGRVLTAALDTTPDQLDRVMARLKTDLGSRLPFDPAQLPAMRTYYREQAADELAAVVESAEQVCHHVCDLLGSGPVFLGDPIDWHRDVKSGYRWRSDVYCSDIPHGQGNGADIKVPWELSRGYHLVLLAQAAQLTGEEKYARECIAQMTAWIEANQPGYGVNWACPMDVAIRAVNWLWTLAMVVDHPLAANAWLSDVVATLVAHGRFLMENLELRDDGVTANHYLANVVGLLYLGCCVKELREAGQWRDFAVRELVREMDRQVLTDGVHFESSVSYHRLVTECFLSSAALCRRHGVELPPGFHRRLEKMCDVVAGYTKPNGLAPQIGDGDNGRLHVLTGYSRRDVRDHRHVLGLGAWYFDRDDWRAAAGSSWIEGLWFGAGPGAKPVPATGLSRTVAFPFGGFYILRHERNYMLVNCSPPGTNGVGTHKHNDLLSVELHIGGEDILVDPGCFLYTSDPQAYNRFRSTRAHSTVTVDQAEQNRLIPGKLFCLHPDSRVQVLQWEPGGPVERLVAEHDGYERLSHPVRHRREIVVDRLSGTWQVTDRLTPRDGRPLSHHAEWTLTFAPHCSLLPARSGWHVSTPSQRLWLEGPQLLSGGKAITPAPHLEEGLVAPQYGRVQPAPVLRWSWDGVLPVESRVSISRAGRDGAGSS; translated from the coding sequence ATGATCATTGATCCTCCCATTAGAACAGGCGATCGAATCCGCGCGAAGCTGCAAGGCGTGGGTTGGTACGCCACCCTTCGCATGGGCATGCTCAAGGGAATACGGCTCCTGACTAGCCGATGGTTCCGGAAGCAGCAGGCGAGGCGGTCCTATCGAGTGGATGGACGAGTCCTCACGGCTGCGCTCGACACAACGCCTGATCAACTCGACAGGGTGATGGCGCGGCTGAAGACGGACCTGGGGAGCCGTCTTCCTTTCGACCCGGCGCAGCTGCCGGCGATGCGGACCTACTACCGGGAGCAGGCGGCCGATGAACTGGCTGCCGTGGTCGAGTCTGCAGAGCAGGTCTGTCACCATGTGTGTGATCTGTTGGGATCGGGGCCGGTTTTCCTGGGCGATCCGATCGATTGGCATCGGGACGTAAAAAGCGGGTACCGGTGGAGGTCAGATGTCTATTGTTCAGACATCCCTCACGGGCAGGGAAACGGGGCCGATATCAAAGTTCCCTGGGAGCTGTCTCGGGGGTACCATCTCGTCCTCCTGGCTCAGGCGGCGCAGTTGACCGGCGAGGAGAAGTACGCACGTGAATGTATCGCGCAGATGACCGCGTGGATCGAGGCCAACCAACCGGGGTACGGTGTCAACTGGGCCTGTCCGATGGATGTGGCGATCCGGGCGGTGAACTGGCTCTGGACCCTCGCCATGGTGGTCGACCATCCGCTTGCGGCTAACGCCTGGCTGTCTGACGTTGTTGCTACGTTGGTCGCGCACGGTCGCTTCTTGATGGAAAATCTGGAGTTGCGCGACGACGGCGTGACGGCCAACCACTATCTGGCGAACGTGGTTGGATTGCTCTATCTGGGCTGCTGTGTGAAGGAGCTGCGCGAGGCCGGGCAATGGCGGGATTTTGCGGTCCGTGAGTTGGTACGTGAAATGGACCGGCAGGTGCTGACGGACGGCGTGCACTTCGAATCAAGCGTGTCCTATCATCGCCTGGTGACGGAATGTTTTCTGTCGTCGGCAGCGCTCTGCCGTCGCCACGGGGTCGAGTTGCCGCCGGGGTTTCACCGTCGGCTTGAGAAAATGTGTGATGTGGTCGCGGGATATACGAAGCCGAATGGGCTCGCCCCGCAGATCGGCGACGGCGACAATGGCCGCCTGCATGTGTTGACCGGGTATAGCCGTCGTGATGTGCGGGATCACCGGCATGTATTGGGACTTGGCGCCTGGTACTTCGACCGTGACGACTGGCGAGCGGCCGCGGGGTCTTCCTGGATTGAAGGGCTGTGGTTCGGGGCTGGACCGGGGGCGAAGCCGGTTCCGGCGACGGGATTGAGTCGCACGGTCGCCTTTCCTTTCGGCGGGTTCTACATTCTGCGGCACGAGCGGAATTACATGCTGGTGAATTGCAGTCCGCCCGGCACGAACGGGGTGGGCACCCACAAACATAACGACCTGCTCTCCGTGGAACTGCACATCGGCGGGGAAGATATTCTTGTGGACCCTGGTTGTTTCCTCTATACTTCCGACCCGCAAGCCTATAATCGTTTTCGCAGCACTCGTGCGCACTCCACCGTCACCGTGGATCAGGCGGAGCAGAATCGGTTGATTCCCGGAAAACTCTTTTGCCTACACCCGGATAGCCGCGTACAGGTGTTGCAGTGGGAACCAGGGGGGCCGGTTGAACGGCTGGTGGCGGAGCATGATGGGTACGAACGGCTCTCCCACCCGGTTCGGCATCGGCGAGAGATCGTCGTCGATCGGTTGAGTGGGACGTGGCAGGTGACCGACCGGCTGACCCCCCGTGATGGTCGTCCCCTGTCCCATCATGCGGAGTGGACGTTGACGTTTGCTCCTCACTGTTCCCTGCTTCCCGCGAGATCAGGATGGCACGTGTCCACTCCTTCCCAGCGCCTTTGGTTGGAGGGGCCGCAGCTGTTGTCCGGAGGCAAGGCTATCACTCCGGCTCCTCACCTCGAGGAGGGACTGGTTGCCCCTCAATACGGCCGGGTGCAGCCCGCTCCGGTGTTGCGTTGGTCTTGGGACGGGGTTCTTCCGGTGGAGAGCCGTGTGTCGATTTCGCGCGCCGGGCGAGACGGGGCTGGTTCGTCATGA
- the asnB gene encoding asparagine synthase (glutamine-hydrolyzing): MCGLVGALVFDQSSFRLSESYLTRMRDSLAHRGPDGAGLWIDRDRRMGLGHRRLSIIDLADAAAQPMPNEDETLWVAFNGEIYNHAAIRRELNESGGHRWRTDHSDTEVILHAFETWGIEGLAKFRGMFAIALWDTRRRELWLVRDRIGVKPLYYSLHHGRLTFASEIKALLEDPDQPRALHEDSLFHYLSFLTTPAPQTLFEGIKKLPGGTWLRVKADGSMEERRYWDVWDHTTPLIGHSDADLAALVLEKLRESVALRKVSDVPVGVFLSGGIDSSTNAALFSQGEARPVRTFTIGYDAEYPSYRNELSHARFMAGQVGADHHERLLSLDDLIEFLPRMVALQDEPIADPVCVPVYYVSELARRHGVIVCQVGEGADELFWGYPGWKTFRRLELWNHWPVPSLFKRMGLQGLQWIGQGETFHYERLRRGSLKQPVFWGGAEAFPEALKQRLLSPRLQNRFRGRTSWDAIRPIHERFTSRAWEQGPLQWMSYLDLNFRLPELLLMRVDKMSMGAGLEARVPFLDHEFVQLALSIPEAAKTRGGVVKTLLKQAVRGVIPDAIIDRPKQGFGVPVREWMQGRLGTFMQARLSEFCDQTDILDRAAVLQLVQEQRDPRGWYLFNLALWWKHYLA; the protein is encoded by the coding sequence ATGTGTGGTCTAGTCGGGGCGCTGGTCTTCGACCAGAGTTCCTTCCGCCTCTCCGAGTCCTATCTGACACGCATGCGCGACAGTCTGGCGCATCGGGGGCCTGATGGTGCCGGACTGTGGATCGATCGGGACCGCCGGATGGGTCTTGGCCATCGACGGCTGTCGATCATCGACCTGGCCGACGCAGCGGCCCAACCGATGCCCAACGAAGACGAGACGCTGTGGGTCGCGTTTAATGGGGAGATCTACAATCACGCGGCGATCAGGCGCGAGTTGAACGAGTCGGGCGGCCATCGTTGGCGAACCGACCATTCGGACACAGAAGTCATCCTGCACGCGTTCGAGACCTGGGGTATCGAAGGGCTGGCGAAGTTTCGGGGGATGTTTGCCATTGCGCTGTGGGATACGCGCCGCCGGGAATTATGGTTAGTTCGGGATCGCATCGGGGTCAAGCCGCTGTACTATAGCCTGCATCACGGACGACTCACGTTCGCGTCCGAGATCAAGGCCTTGTTGGAAGATCCCGACCAGCCGCGCGCGCTGCATGAAGACTCCCTCTTTCATTATCTGTCGTTTCTCACGACACCGGCTCCGCAAACCCTGTTTGAGGGCATCAAAAAGTTACCCGGCGGAACCTGGCTGCGGGTGAAGGCTGACGGCAGTATGGAGGAACGCCGGTACTGGGATGTGTGGGACCACACCACCCCGCTGATCGGGCATTCGGATGCGGACTTGGCGGCCCTGGTGTTAGAGAAACTGCGGGAGTCGGTGGCGCTTCGCAAAGTCAGCGACGTCCCCGTCGGCGTGTTCCTGTCCGGCGGGATCGACTCCAGTACCAACGCCGCGTTGTTTTCGCAGGGCGAGGCCCGGCCGGTTCGGACCTTCACGATCGGGTATGACGCCGAGTATCCCAGTTACCGCAATGAACTGAGTCACGCGCGATTCATGGCCGGGCAGGTCGGCGCGGATCATCATGAGCGACTGCTGTCGTTGGACGATCTGATCGAGTTTCTGCCGCGCATGGTCGCGTTGCAAGATGAGCCGATTGCCGATCCGGTCTGTGTGCCGGTGTATTATGTCTCGGAGCTCGCGCGCCGGCACGGCGTCATCGTCTGCCAGGTCGGGGAGGGAGCCGATGAACTGTTCTGGGGCTACCCGGGGTGGAAAACCTTCCGGAGGCTGGAGTTGTGGAACCACTGGCCGGTGCCCTCGCTGTTCAAGCGGATGGGGCTGCAGGGATTGCAATGGATCGGTCAGGGCGAGACGTTTCATTATGAACGGTTGCGGCGTGGTTCGCTCAAGCAGCCGGTCTTTTGGGGCGGGGCGGAAGCCTTCCCCGAAGCCCTGAAGCAGCGACTGCTGTCTCCGCGCTTGCAGAATCGGTTTCGGGGGAGGACCTCGTGGGACGCCATCCGACCGATCCATGAACGGTTCACGAGCCGGGCCTGGGAACAGGGGCCGCTCCAGTGGATGAGTTATCTGGATCTGAATTTCAGACTGCCGGAACTGTTGCTCATGCGGGTCGACAAGATGAGTATGGGCGCCGGCCTCGAAGCCCGGGTGCCCTTTCTCGATCATGAATTCGTGCAACTGGCGTTGAGTATTCCCGAGGCGGCGAAAACGCGAGGCGGAGTCGTCAAGACGTTGCTGAAGCAGGCCGTGCGCGGGGTGATTCCCGATGCCATCATCGATCGTCCGAAGCAAGGGTTCGGCGTACCGGTGCGTGAATGGATGCAGGGGCGTCTGGGGACGTTCATGCAGGCGCGACTGTCGGAGTTCTGCGATCAGACGGATATTCTGGATCGGGCTGCGGTACTGCAACTTGTACAAGAACAACGTGATCCTCGCGGCTGGTATCTCTTCAACCTGGCACTCTGGTGGAAACACTATCTGGCGTAG
- a CDS encoding GDP-L-fucose synthase family protein, whose translation MDKHARIFIAGHRGMVGSAILRALTKRGYDNLVVRTSKELDLRDNARVAAMFAEVKPEYVFLAAAKVGGILANSTLPAEFIYDNLAIQTNVVHQAYVHGVKKLLLLGSSCIYPRDSPQPMKEEYLLTGPLEPTNEWYAVAKIAGIKMCQAYRRQYGCDFIAAMPTNLYGPNDNFDLQHSHVLAALLRRFHEAREEGRPPTLWGTGTPRREFLHADDCAEACLFLMDHYSDPMIMNVGAGAEITIAELATMVAEVVGYRGDIHWDRTKPDGMPRKLMDCSRMTALGWTPRIPLREGLKDAYAWYRQQVGATPERSL comes from the coding sequence ATGGACAAGCATGCGCGAATTTTCATCGCCGGGCACCGGGGCATGGTCGGGTCGGCGATTCTGAGGGCCCTCACGAAGCGGGGATACGACAATCTGGTTGTCCGCACCAGCAAGGAACTGGATCTCCGCGACAATGCGCGGGTGGCCGCGATGTTTGCGGAGGTCAAGCCCGAGTACGTCTTTCTCGCGGCAGCCAAGGTGGGGGGCATCCTGGCCAACAGCACGCTGCCAGCGGAGTTCATCTACGACAACCTTGCGATTCAGACCAATGTCGTCCATCAAGCCTATGTTCATGGCGTCAAGAAGCTGCTGTTGTTGGGCTCGTCCTGTATCTATCCCCGGGACTCGCCGCAGCCCATGAAGGAAGAGTACTTACTCACCGGTCCCCTCGAACCGACCAATGAATGGTATGCGGTGGCAAAAATCGCGGGGATCAAGATGTGTCAGGCCTATCGGCGGCAATATGGATGTGACTTCATCGCCGCCATGCCGACGAATCTGTATGGCCCGAACGACAACTTTGATCTGCAGCATTCCCATGTGCTGGCGGCGCTGCTCCGGCGCTTCCACGAGGCGAGGGAAGAAGGGCGGCCGCCCACGCTGTGGGGCACGGGAACGCCGCGCAGGGAATTCCTCCATGCAGACGATTGTGCGGAAGCCTGTCTCTTCTTGATGGATCACTATTCCGATCCCATGATTATGAACGTCGGTGCGGGGGCGGAGATTACGATCGCCGAACTGGCGACCATGGTTGCGGAGGTGGTCGGCTATCGGGGCGACATCCACTGGGATCGGACCAAGCCGGACGGCATGCCGCGAAAACTCATGGATTGCAGCCGCATGACGGCGTTGGGATGGACACCGAGGATTCCGCTACGGGAAGGCCTTAAAGATGCCTACGCGTGGTACCGACAGCAGGTGGGCGCCACGCCGGAACGTTCTCTCTGA
- the gmd gene encoding GDP-mannose 4,6-dehydratase, translated as MKALITGITGQDGSYLAEFLLAKGYDVYGIIRRSSSFNTARIDGIYQDPHTLGAKLHLVYGDLNDASSLNRIIRTVRPDEIYNLGAQSHVRVSFDIPEYTAEITALGTVRLLEAIRESGLKPRFYQASSSEMFGKVQEVPQRETTPFYPRSPYGAAKVYAHWITVNYREAYGLFACSGILFNHESPRRGETFVTRKITKAAARIKLGLQRELFLGNLDAKRDWGYAGDYVEAMWRMLQQDQPGDYVVATGETHTVREFLDVAFGHLDIDWQRHVQIDPRYYRPTEVDLLIGDASKARRQLGWKPTVDFHQLAVMMVDADLEAERLKLQGTASKGN; from the coding sequence ATGAAAGCACTGATCACAGGCATCACGGGGCAGGACGGATCGTATCTGGCCGAGTTTCTTCTGGCCAAGGGCTATGACGTGTATGGCATCATCCGGCGTTCGAGTTCGTTTAATACGGCCCGAATCGACGGCATTTATCAGGATCCTCACACCCTGGGGGCCAAGTTGCATTTGGTCTATGGCGACCTCAACGATGCCAGTTCGTTGAACCGGATCATTCGCACGGTGCGGCCGGATGAAATCTACAATCTCGGCGCGCAAAGCCACGTACGCGTCAGCTTCGATATTCCTGAGTATACGGCGGAGATCACCGCCCTCGGCACCGTCAGGCTGTTGGAGGCCATTCGCGAGTCCGGCCTGAAGCCCAGGTTTTACCAGGCCTCATCCAGTGAAATGTTCGGCAAGGTGCAGGAGGTGCCTCAACGGGAGACCACGCCGTTTTATCCGCGCAGTCCCTACGGCGCCGCCAAGGTCTATGCTCACTGGATCACGGTCAATTACCGGGAGGCCTACGGCCTATTTGCCTGTAGCGGTATTCTGTTCAACCACGAATCGCCTCGGCGCGGTGAGACGTTCGTCACCCGGAAAATCACCAAAGCCGCGGCGCGCATCAAATTGGGCCTGCAGCGTGAGTTGTTCCTCGGCAACCTGGACGCCAAACGGGACTGGGGGTATGCGGGGGATTACGTCGAAGCCATGTGGCGTATGTTGCAGCAAGACCAGCCCGGTGACTACGTCGTGGCCACGGGCGAGACCCATACGGTCCGCGAATTTCTCGACGTGGCTTTCGGCCATCTCGACATCGACTGGCAGCGACATGTGCAGATCGATCCTCGCTACTACCGTCCGACCGAGGTCGATCTGTTGATCGGTGATGCCTCAAAGGCGCGGCGGCAATTGGGCTGGAAACCGACCGTAGACTTCCATCAACTCGCCGTGATGATGGTGGACGCGGATCTGGAAGCGGAGCGGCTGAAATTGCAGGGCACGGCATCGAAGGGGAACTAG